In Streptomyces longhuiensis, the following proteins share a genomic window:
- a CDS encoding CbrC family protein, translating to MTEWLPEFPYHSEKTCVRCEQARGYIYTGPVYAVEEIKGLLCPWCVADGSAAERFDAHFTDGTWLGEDVPLEVFAAVDRRTPGFAAWQETQWFFHCGDGAAFLGRAGAGELAVHPEALEMLRREASGWGRPADQVEHYVGSLDKDGQPTAYLFRCRVCAIHLAYSDFT from the coding sequence GTGACTGAGTGGCTTCCCGAGTTCCCGTACCACTCGGAGAAGACCTGCGTCCGTTGTGAGCAGGCACGTGGGTACATCTACACGGGCCCGGTCTACGCGGTCGAGGAGATCAAGGGTCTGCTGTGTCCGTGGTGCGTCGCGGACGGCAGCGCCGCGGAACGGTTCGACGCCCACTTCACAGACGGAACTTGGCTGGGGGAGGACGTGCCCCTGGAGGTGTTCGCGGCGGTCGACCGGCGCACTCCGGGATTCGCGGCCTGGCAGGAGACGCAGTGGTTCTTCCACTGCGGCGACGGCGCTGCGTTCCTGGGCCGGGCCGGGGCTGGTGAACTCGCCGTTCACCCCGAGGCGCTGGAGATGCTGCGGCGGGAGGCCAGCGGCTGGGGCCGGCCGGCGGACCAGGTCGAGCACTACGTCGGGTCGCTGGACAAGGACGGCCAGCCGACGGCGTATCTCTTCCGCTGCCGGGTCTGCGCGATCCATCTCGCGTACTCCGACTTCACGTAG
- a CDS encoding LacI family DNA-binding transcriptional regulator has protein sequence MSSPLRQEAILREVRRNGSVNVTRIAAELGVSVMTVRRDIAVLAHHGLVTRVYGGAILPRTKPAPRGSGTTVSGRSRTLVLGMVAPCRSAYYREVIGGVQVAAEGTGSRLMLGVSAYGDERPQVEDMLSAGVDGLLLTPRPDTLRSAEGAAWIRELPVPVVIVERRPEPAAGLDQLDRVASDHARGTVQALRHLVELGHRRVGLLASATPTAVWISRGFDISRAIFTLAAGTPCVADHVAYDFAAVDAFIDALVATGTTAVVAHPDEQAALLVQRVRARGLAVPDDLAVIAYDDDLASLAEIPLTAVAPARHAVGRLAATRLVQRLREGSRHVVQESLLLPRLAVRASTSTRFLPGIDLSDPSTAL, from the coding sequence GTGAGTTCTCCTCTACGGCAGGAAGCGATCCTGCGGGAGGTCCGCCGCAACGGTTCGGTCAACGTGACGAGGATCGCCGCGGAACTTGGTGTCTCTGTCATGACCGTACGCCGCGACATCGCCGTACTGGCCCACCACGGGCTCGTCACCCGGGTCTACGGAGGCGCCATTCTGCCCCGCACCAAGCCTGCCCCCAGGGGCAGTGGGACCACGGTCTCGGGGCGCAGCCGCACCCTCGTCCTGGGCATGGTCGCCCCCTGTCGGTCGGCGTACTACCGAGAAGTCATCGGGGGCGTTCAAGTCGCCGCGGAGGGAACCGGATCCCGGCTCATGCTCGGGGTCTCCGCGTACGGAGATGAGCGTCCGCAGGTCGAGGACATGCTGAGCGCAGGTGTCGACGGGCTGCTTCTCACACCTCGGCCCGACACACTGCGCTCCGCCGAGGGAGCTGCGTGGATCCGTGAACTCCCGGTGCCCGTCGTCATTGTCGAGCGGCGCCCGGAGCCGGCCGCGGGCCTCGACCAACTGGACCGGGTTGCCTCGGACCACGCCCGCGGCACCGTTCAGGCGCTGCGCCATCTGGTGGAGCTGGGGCATCGACGAGTCGGGCTCCTGGCCTCCGCCACGCCTACCGCCGTCTGGATCAGCCGGGGTTTCGACATCTCTCGGGCGATATTCACCCTGGCGGCCGGGACGCCGTGTGTGGCCGACCACGTCGCCTATGACTTCGCCGCAGTGGACGCATTCATCGACGCTCTCGTCGCGACCGGTACGACTGCCGTGGTGGCGCACCCCGATGAGCAGGCCGCCCTGTTGGTGCAGCGTGTCCGCGCGAGGGGCCTGGCCGTGCCCGACGATCTCGCGGTGATCGCCTACGACGACGACCTGGCCTCCCTGGCGGAGATCCCGCTGACGGCCGTGGCTCCCGCCCGGCATGCCGTCGGCCGACTGGCGGCGACCCGGCTCGTCCAGAGGCTGCGCGAGGGCAGCCGTCATGTCGTCCAGGAGAGCCTTCTGCTGCCGCGCCTTGCCGTCCGAGCCTCCACATCGACCCGATTCCTTCCCGGCATCGACCTGTCCGATCCCTCAACTGCCTTATAG
- a CDS encoding molybdopterin-dependent oxidoreductase, whose product MLPPGQRLAKGWPISHYGPVPRFRPERWTLQVFGATANKATYSWTFEEVTALPKVTVVADLHCASGTSTTGHTFFGIPARVLLDLAPPAEGVSHVMAWAEYGYSANLRLDDFTADSTVMATRHNDEVLTAEHGFPLRLVVPHLYGYKGPKWLRGIEYMTQDRRGFWEERGFHNIADPWTGRRHSYQEDEDP is encoded by the coding sequence ATGCTGCCGCCGGGACAGCGCCTGGCCAAAGGCTGGCCCATCTCGCACTACGGGCCGGTACCCCGCTTCCGCCCGGAGCGATGGACCCTCCAGGTCTTCGGCGCCACCGCGAACAAGGCGACCTACTCCTGGACCTTCGAGGAAGTCACCGCCCTGCCCAAAGTCACCGTGGTCGCGGACCTGCACTGCGCGTCCGGCACCAGCACCACCGGTCACACCTTCTTCGGGATCCCGGCACGCGTCCTGCTGGACCTCGCCCCACCTGCCGAGGGCGTGTCCCACGTGATGGCCTGGGCCGAATACGGATACAGCGCGAACCTGCGCCTCGACGACTTCACTGCGGACTCCACCGTCATGGCCACCCGCCACAACGATGAGGTGCTCACCGCCGAACACGGCTTCCCCCTGCGCCTGGTGGTGCCGCACCTGTACGGCTACAAAGGCCCCAAGTGGCTGCGCGGCATCGAGTACATGACGCAGGACCGGCGGGGCTTCTGGGAGGAACGCGGCTTCCACAACATCGCCGACCCCTGGACGGGCCGGCGCCACTCCTACCAGGAGGACGAGGACCCGTAA
- a CDS encoding zinc-dependent alcohol dehydrogenase family protein: MRGAVIHAPGDVRFETLDDPRILHPTDAIIRTAVTCVCGSDLWPYRGLETIGDPHPMGHEYVGFVEEVGSEVSTVKPGQFVVGSFATSDNTCANCRNGWQSNCLHREFMSTCQADYVRIPNAQGTLVATDDHPSDELLPGLLAVSDVMGTGWYAALAADVKPGSTAVVVGDGAVGLCGVIAAKELGAERIIAMSRHEPRQNLAREFGATDIVAERGDEGIARVKDLTGGIGADSVLECVGTAEAMQQALQSARPGGNVGFVGVPHEVAIDGQELFFSHVGLRGGPAPVRRYLPDLIDRVLTGRINPGKVFDLTLPLDQVAEGYQAMDERRAIKALLTP, from the coding sequence ATGCGCGGAGCAGTCATCCACGCCCCCGGCGATGTGCGTTTCGAGACGCTCGACGACCCGAGGATTCTCCATCCGACCGACGCGATCATCCGTACGGCCGTCACCTGCGTATGCGGTTCTGACCTGTGGCCGTATCGAGGCCTGGAGACGATCGGCGACCCGCACCCGATGGGGCACGAGTACGTGGGCTTCGTCGAGGAGGTCGGCAGCGAGGTCAGCACGGTCAAGCCCGGCCAGTTCGTCGTCGGCTCGTTCGCCACCTCGGACAACACCTGTGCGAACTGCCGTAACGGCTGGCAGTCCAACTGCCTGCACCGCGAGTTCATGAGCACCTGCCAGGCCGACTACGTCCGCATCCCCAACGCCCAGGGCACCCTGGTCGCCACCGATGACCACCCGTCCGATGAACTCCTGCCGGGCCTGCTCGCTGTCTCCGACGTGATGGGAACCGGCTGGTATGCCGCCCTGGCCGCCGACGTGAAGCCCGGCTCCACCGCCGTGGTCGTCGGCGACGGCGCGGTCGGCCTGTGTGGTGTGATCGCCGCCAAGGAACTGGGCGCCGAGCGGATCATCGCCATGAGCCGCCACGAGCCCCGCCAGAACCTGGCGCGCGAGTTCGGGGCCACCGACATCGTCGCCGAGCGCGGCGACGAAGGCATCGCCCGCGTCAAGGACCTCACCGGCGGGATCGGCGCCGACTCGGTCCTGGAATGCGTCGGCACCGCCGAAGCCATGCAGCAGGCTCTGCAATCGGCGCGACCCGGTGGCAACGTCGGCTTCGTCGGCGTCCCCCACGAGGTGGCCATCGACGGGCAGGAGCTGTTCTTCTCCCACGTCGGCCTGCGCGGCGGCCCCGCCCCCGTGCGCCGCTACCTGCCCGACCTCATCGACCGCGTCCTGACCGGCCGGATCAACCCGGGCAAGGTCTTCGACCTCACCCTGCCCCTGGACCAGGTCGCCGAGGGCTACCAGGCGATGGACGAGCGCCGCGCCATCAAGGCCCTCCTCACGCCCTGA
- a CDS encoding class I SAM-dependent methyltransferase, producing MRTYDGSAGDVDHGTIGSAHASYRRPDERIAHVIAEALGDARTVLNVGAGTGSYESAAHTITAVEPSLAMRAQRPAELATAIDAVAEGLPFDEGQFDAAMTLFSVHQWSDVEAGLHEMRRVTRGPVAVLTCDPARVRDFWLYEYAPDVLDTEARRYPSLDRLTAALGGTTTIQPVPIPLDCTDGFNEAYYGRPEMLLDPAARQACSAWSFVDDRARQDFDTSLRRALGSGAWDEAFGHLRSRPSYYGSLVLLRATP from the coding sequence ATGCGCACTTACGACGGCAGCGCCGGTGATGTCGACCACGGCACCATCGGCTCCGCCCACGCCTCCTACCGACGCCCCGACGAGCGCATCGCCCACGTGATCGCCGAGGCCCTCGGCGATGCGCGCACCGTCCTCAACGTCGGCGCCGGCACTGGCTCCTACGAGAGCGCCGCGCACACGATCACCGCGGTCGAGCCCTCCCTGGCCATGCGTGCCCAGCGCCCCGCCGAGCTCGCCACGGCCATCGACGCCGTGGCGGAAGGCCTTCCCTTCGACGAAGGGCAGTTCGACGCGGCGATGACCCTCTTCAGCGTCCACCAGTGGTCCGACGTCGAGGCCGGGCTGCACGAGATGCGACGCGTGACCCGCGGCCCCGTCGCCGTACTTACCTGCGACCCCGCGCGCGTACGCGACTTCTGGCTCTACGAGTACGCCCCCGACGTCCTGGACACCGAAGCGCGCCGCTACCCATCGCTGGACCGGCTCACGGCCGCGCTCGGCGGCACCACCACGATCCAGCCCGTCCCCATCCCGCTGGACTGCACCGACGGCTTCAACGAGGCGTACTACGGCCGCCCCGAAATGCTCCTCGACCCCGCCGCCCGCCAAGCCTGCTCGGCCTGGAGCTTCGTCGACGACCGGGCCCGCCAGGACTTCGACACCTCGCTGCGCCGCGCCCTCGGCTCAGGCGCCTGGGACGAAGCCTTCGGCCATCTGCGCAGCCGCCCGAGCTACTACGGGTCCCTTGTCCTGCTGCGCGCCACCCCATGA
- a CDS encoding glycoside hydrolase family 16 protein encodes MEQHHVTPATRTMGRRFRTVSAAAIALGLSALLATTPAKADARPTLVDPATPVGAQPLGSTARAAQALVFSDEFTGTTLDTSKWTARDQERTESSRTDGIRWWYKPGNVRVVTDNGGNLALDLTKIADNQYAGGRVDSQGKFDYTNGTLEVRFHTPYSTDGHLAAVWLQASGGHGSNLGTAADGAEYDITETADQADTYPVTVHYDGYAADHKQSSATVAAPGLHSTWYHTVGMSWTPSQIQFTYDGTVVRTITDPKLISLVREFPILSHEILQFADGSATNAPLDFNSTVYVDYIRVWQ; translated from the coding sequence ATGGAACAGCACCACGTCACGCCGGCCACCCGCACCATGGGCCGCCGATTCAGAACGGTGTCCGCTGCCGCGATCGCGCTGGGCCTGAGCGCGCTGCTCGCCACCACCCCGGCCAAGGCCGATGCCCGACCCACGCTGGTGGATCCCGCCACACCGGTCGGGGCCCAGCCCCTTGGCAGCACGGCTCGCGCGGCACAAGCACTGGTGTTCAGCGACGAGTTCACCGGGACCACACTCGACACGTCCAAGTGGACAGCCCGCGACCAAGAACGCACGGAGTCCTCCCGTACCGACGGAATCCGCTGGTGGTACAAGCCCGGCAACGTCCGCGTCGTCACCGACAACGGCGGCAACCTCGCCCTCGACCTCACCAAGATCGCCGACAACCAGTACGCGGGTGGCCGCGTCGACTCCCAGGGCAAGTTCGACTACACCAACGGAACCCTCGAAGTCCGCTTCCACACCCCGTACTCGACCGACGGGCACCTTGCGGCGGTATGGCTCCAGGCCAGCGGCGGCCACGGCTCGAACCTGGGCACGGCCGCCGACGGTGCCGAGTACGACATCACGGAGACCGCCGACCAGGCCGACACCTATCCGGTCACCGTCCACTACGACGGCTACGCCGCCGACCACAAGCAGTCCTCCGCCACCGTCGCCGCCCCCGGACTGCACAGCACCTGGTACCACACCGTCGGCATGAGCTGGACGCCCAGTCAGATCCAGTTCACCTACGACGGCACGGTCGTCCGCACCATCACCGACCCGAAACTCATCAGCCTGGTCAGGGAGTTCCCGATCCTCTCCCACGAGATCCTGCAGTTCGCCGACGGCTCGGCCACGAACGCGCCGCTCGACTTCAACTCCACTGTGTACGTCGATTACATCCGCGTCTGGCAATAG
- a CDS encoding (2Fe-2S) ferredoxin domain-containing protein — MSKRSRRAAPAPASKAAAPRPTVTVCRGCCCGSPKVPGLDHTAQLRDLRSALEGSATVRVTDCLDACERANVVVVQPSAAGRKAGGRPVWLGLVNDPDATADIAAWIEDGGPGLTEPPGILDLYTFKPSRRVRAELHDE; from the coding sequence GTGAGCAAACGCTCCCGCCGTGCTGCTCCAGCCCCGGCATCCAAGGCGGCAGCACCTCGTCCCACGGTCACCGTCTGCCGCGGCTGCTGCTGCGGCAGCCCCAAGGTTCCCGGACTCGACCACACCGCCCAACTCCGCGACCTGCGAAGCGCCCTGGAGGGTTCCGCGACCGTACGGGTCACCGACTGCCTCGACGCCTGCGAGCGCGCCAACGTCGTCGTCGTGCAACCGTCCGCGGCCGGGCGCAAGGCCGGCGGGCGCCCCGTCTGGCTGGGCCTGGTCAACGACCCCGATGCCACCGCCGACATCGCCGCCTGGATCGAGGACGGCGGTCCGGGCCTCACGGAACCACCCGGCATCCTCGACCTCTACACCTTCAAACCCTCCCGCCGCGTCCGCGCCGAACTCCACGACGAGTAG
- a CDS encoding heavy metal translocating P-type ATPase: MSSVLDQRPAPAVPGPRPAAPRRRTRVLALPEARWALAALVLFLVALPLKLLDAPVWTWAPLFAATYVTGGWEPAWEGLKALKDKTLDVDLLMVVAALGAAAIGQVLDGALLIVIFATSGALEAVATARTADSVRGLLDLAPVTATRLLPDGGEETVTAEDLKAGDLILVRPGERVGADGQVLDGVSDVDQSTITGEPLPVAKEDGDEVFAGTVNGTGALRVRVERDPSDSVIARIVKMVEEASETKAPTQLFIEKIEQRYSIGMVAATVAVFAIPLAFGSALQPALLRAMTFMIVASPCAVVLSTMPPLLSAIANAGRHGVLAKSAVAMERLGQVDTVALDKTGTLTEGTPRVTGIRPLPGTGLTEDTLLALAAAAEHPSEHPLARAVVEAARERRLPLPEALDFTSVPGRGVSSTIGGHTVQVGSPGRLLPAATGPEAAAVAELEDAGQTAVLVLRDDTPVGVIGIADRLRPDAAATVAALTELTGRTPVLLTGDNERAARHLAAQVGITDVRAGLLPQDKVAAVRQWESERQNVLVVGDGVNDAPALAAAHTGIAMGRAGSDLALETADAVVVRDELATIPTVVALSRAARRLVTQNLVIAGLFITTLVAWDLIATLPLPLGVAGHEGSTVIVGLNGLRLLREAAWQNPVRGGAA; the protein is encoded by the coding sequence ATGTCTTCAGTCCTGGATCAGCGGCCTGCGCCGGCTGTCCCCGGGCCGCGCCCGGCGGCCCCCCGGCGGCGTACGCGGGTGCTGGCGTTGCCGGAGGCCCGGTGGGCGCTGGCCGCGCTGGTCCTGTTCCTGGTCGCGCTCCCGCTCAAGCTGCTCGACGCCCCGGTGTGGACGTGGGCGCCGCTGTTCGCCGCCACCTACGTCACAGGCGGCTGGGAGCCGGCGTGGGAGGGCCTGAAGGCTCTGAAGGACAAGACGTTGGACGTGGATCTGCTGATGGTGGTCGCCGCGCTCGGCGCCGCCGCCATCGGGCAGGTCCTCGACGGGGCGCTGCTCATCGTCATCTTCGCGACCTCAGGCGCGTTGGAGGCAGTCGCGACGGCGCGTACCGCGGACTCCGTACGTGGTCTCCTCGACCTTGCGCCGGTCACGGCCACGCGGCTGCTGCCCGACGGAGGCGAGGAGACCGTCACCGCCGAGGACCTGAAAGCCGGGGACTTGATCCTGGTGCGGCCCGGCGAGCGCGTCGGCGCCGACGGCCAGGTCCTGGACGGCGTCAGCGACGTCGATCAGTCCACCATCACCGGCGAGCCCCTCCCGGTGGCGAAGGAGGACGGGGACGAGGTGTTCGCCGGCACGGTCAACGGCACCGGCGCCCTGCGCGTGCGCGTCGAGCGCGACCCTTCGGACTCGGTGATCGCCAGGATCGTGAAGATGGTCGAGGAAGCCTCCGAGACCAAGGCTCCCACCCAGCTGTTCATCGAGAAGATCGAGCAGCGGTACTCGATCGGCATGGTCGCTGCCACCGTCGCCGTCTTCGCGATCCCCCTCGCCTTCGGCTCCGCGCTCCAGCCGGCCCTGCTCCGGGCGATGACCTTCATGATCGTCGCATCGCCGTGCGCGGTCGTGCTCTCCACGATGCCGCCGCTGCTGTCCGCGATCGCCAACGCGGGCCGCCACGGCGTCCTGGCCAAGTCCGCCGTCGCCATGGAGCGCCTGGGCCAGGTCGACACGGTCGCGCTCGACAAGACCGGCACCCTGACAGAAGGCACCCCACGCGTCACCGGCATCCGCCCACTGCCCGGCACCGGCCTGACCGAGGACACGCTGCTCGCACTGGCGGCCGCGGCCGAGCACCCAAGCGAGCACCCACTCGCCCGCGCCGTCGTCGAAGCCGCCCGCGAACGACGTCTCCCGCTCCCCGAAGCGCTCGACTTCACCTCAGTCCCCGGCAGGGGAGTGAGCTCCACCATCGGCGGTCACACCGTCCAGGTCGGATCCCCTGGCCGCCTGTTGCCCGCCGCCACCGGTCCAGAAGCCGCGGCTGTCGCGGAGTTGGAGGACGCCGGACAGACCGCGGTGCTGGTCCTGCGCGACGACACTCCCGTCGGCGTGATCGGAATCGCCGACCGGCTGCGGCCCGACGCAGCCGCCACGGTCGCCGCGCTCACCGAGCTGACCGGCCGCACCCCGGTCCTGCTGACCGGCGACAACGAACGCGCAGCCCGCCATCTGGCCGCGCAGGTCGGCATCACCGACGTCCGCGCCGGACTCCTGCCCCAGGACAAGGTCGCCGCCGTACGGCAATGGGAGAGCGAGCGCCAGAACGTGCTCGTCGTCGGCGACGGCGTCAACGACGCCCCCGCCCTGGCCGCCGCGCACACCGGCATCGCCATGGGAAGGGCCGGCTCCGACCTCGCCCTGGAGACCGCCGACGCCGTCGTCGTCCGCGACGAACTCGCCACCATCCCCACCGTGGTCGCCCTCTCCCGGGCCGCCCGACGCCTCGTCACCCAGAACCTCGTCATCGCCGGCCTGTTCATCACCACCCTGGTGGCCTGGGACCTCATCGCCACCCTGCCGCTGCCGCTCGGCGTCGCCGGCCACGAAGGCTCCACCGTCATCGTCGGCCTCAACGGCCTGCGCCTGCTGCGCGAAGCGGCGTGGCAGAACCCCGTCCGAGGAGGCGCAGCGTGA
- a CDS encoding cyclophilin-like fold protein — MNPAPRALGRAAPAAAPLLAVTASSDDAPEAPTSPAASSGRQQASATTQSSSDRNNAMDIRLTLNGRPVDATLNDSPAARDLATLFPLTLDLEDFHGAERIGYPPRKLDTLGAPEPVAPKVGDLAYYAPWGNLALFYRDGASASADLLILGRTDADADRLAGADPITIEAAP; from the coding sequence ATGAACCCGGCCCCTCGTGCCCTGGGCCGCGCCGCCCCCGCAGCTGCACCGCTGCTGGCCGTGACCGCCTCCTCCGACGACGCGCCAGAAGCCCCTACGTCCCCCGCCGCCTCCTCGGGGCGGCAGCAGGCGTCGGCGACCACGCAGTCCAGCTCCGACAGGAACAACGCCATGGACATCCGGCTCACCCTCAACGGCCGGCCCGTCGACGCCACCCTGAACGACAGCCCAGCCGCCCGCGACCTTGCGACCCTGTTCCCGCTCACCCTGGACCTGGAGGACTTCCACGGGGCGGAGCGGATCGGCTACCCGCCCCGCAAGCTGGACACCTTGGGCGCGCCCGAGCCGGTCGCGCCCAAGGTCGGCGACCTGGCCTACTACGCGCCCTGGGGAAACCTCGCGCTCTTCTACCGCGACGGCGCCTCCGCCTCCGCCGACCTCCTCATCCTCGGCCGTACAGACGCCGACGCCGACCGGCTCGCAGGGGCGGACCCCATCACCATCGAAGCGGCGCCCTGA
- a CDS encoding ArsR/SmtB family transcription factor: MGHGTDTASSATTRERLDAVGTADVAATLQALATPSRLYILARLQEGPCSVSDLAEAVGMEASACSHQLRLLRNLGLVTGERHGRSIVYALYDNHVAELLDQALYHVEHLRLGVRDAPAATPEPLVTD; encoded by the coding sequence ATGGGCCACGGAACCGACACCGCCAGCAGCGCCACCACCCGCGAGCGCCTCGACGCCGTCGGCACGGCCGACGTCGCGGCGACACTCCAGGCCCTCGCCACGCCCTCGCGGCTGTACATCCTGGCCCGCCTCCAGGAAGGGCCCTGCTCGGTGAGCGACCTTGCCGAAGCCGTCGGCATGGAAGCCTCCGCCTGCTCACACCAGTTGCGCCTGCTGCGCAATCTCGGCCTGGTCACCGGCGAGCGCCACGGGCGTTCGATCGTCTACGCCCTCTACGACAACCACGTAGCCGAACTCCTCGACCAGGCGCTGTACCACGTCGAGCACCTGCGGCTGGGAGTCCGGGATGCCCCTGCCGCCACGCCCGAGCCTCTCGTCACTGACTGA
- a CDS encoding helix-turn-helix transcriptional regulator produces MDNRQEVREFLTSRRAKISPEQAGMPSGSRRRVPGLRRSEVAALADVSVEYYAKLERGNLAGVSPAVLEAVARALQLDEAERAHLLQLAQTADGSDALTRPRRRRAKDRWTPHRSLQWTLDAITAGPAFVRNGRMDLLAANQLARAFYSDVYDSAPSQRNLARFNFLAPASRRFYPDWDTFADTCVAILRTEAGRNPHDKDLHDLVGELSTLSEEFRTRWGAHNVRHHGTGTKRFHHSAVGELTLAFEGLEMTAEPGLTLTVYTAEPGSASEEGLRLLATWAATQEAGCPTEQAAG; encoded by the coding sequence GTGGACAACCGTCAAGAGGTCCGCGAGTTTCTGACCTCGCGGCGAGCAAAGATCTCCCCCGAACAGGCGGGGATGCCCTCCGGGTCCCGGCGCCGCGTCCCCGGCCTGCGACGCAGCGAAGTCGCGGCCCTGGCCGACGTCAGCGTCGAGTACTACGCCAAACTCGAGCGCGGCAACCTCGCCGGCGTCTCACCGGCCGTCCTCGAAGCCGTCGCCCGCGCCCTCCAGCTCGACGAAGCCGAACGGGCCCACCTCCTCCAACTGGCTCAGACAGCCGACGGCAGCGACGCCCTGACACGCCCGCGACGCCGACGCGCCAAGGACCGGTGGACGCCTCACCGCAGCCTGCAATGGACCCTGGACGCGATCACCGCCGGGCCCGCTTTCGTCCGCAACGGCCGCATGGACCTCCTCGCCGCCAACCAACTGGCCCGGGCCTTCTACAGCGACGTCTACGACAGCGCCCCCAGCCAGAGAAACCTCGCCCGCTTCAACTTCCTCGCCCCTGCCTCGCGGCGCTTCTACCCCGACTGGGACACCTTCGCCGACACCTGCGTCGCCATCCTGCGCACCGAAGCCGGCCGTAACCCCCACGACAAGGACCTTCACGACCTCGTCGGTGAACTCTCCACGCTCAGCGAGGAATTCCGCACGCGCTGGGGCGCCCACAATGTCCGCCACCACGGCACCGGAACCAAGCGTTTCCACCACTCGGCCGTGGGAGAGCTCACCCTCGCCTTCGAAGGGCTGGAGATGACCGCGGAACCCGGCCTCACTCTCACCGTCTACACGGCCGAACCAGGGTCCGCTTCCGAAGAGGGTCTGCGACTTCTCGCAACCTGGGCCGCCACGCAGGAAGCCGGCTGCCCCACGGAACAGGCAGCCGGCTGA
- a CDS encoding alpha/beta hydrolase, translated as MTAPRCTNGPAPPPRRWEGDRPANREPDRLRGDRAFLGGPAVIGALGAGPTRYKAFDKLSSARAGDLGHWWAWANEPCATWPAQTATTCTGPWHTPTAHPILVINPTYDPATSYREGRAMARELTDARLLTLNGYGLTALDNPSTWDRQPHRPALPHRCAPRSRRIL; from the coding sequence ATAACGGCACCACGTTGCACGAACGGCCCCGCTCCCCCACCACGAAGGTGGGAGGGCGACAGGCCGGCGAACCGTGAGCCCGACCGACTGCGAGGCGATCGTGCCTTCCTGGGCGGCCCCGCAGTCATCGGCGCTCTGGGAGCTGGGCCGACACGCTACAAGGCGTTCGACAAGCTGAGCTCGGCGCGAGCGGGAGACCTCGGGCACTGGTGGGCCTGGGCCAACGAACCCTGCGCGACCTGGCCGGCCCAGACAGCCACGACCTGCACCGGCCCCTGGCACACACCCACCGCGCACCCGATCCTCGTCATCAACCCCACCTACGACCCCGCCACCTCCTACCGGGAGGGCAGGGCCATGGCACGGGAACTCACCGACGCCCGCCTGCTCACCCTCAACGGCTACGGCCTCACCGCCCTGGACAACCCCAGCACCTGGGATCGGCAACCACACCGTCCGGCACTTCCTCACCGGTGTGCGCCCCGCAGCCGGCGCATCCTGTGA
- a CDS encoding SDR family oxidoreductase has protein sequence MTTFALVGAGPGLGLATARRFGSAGHSVALLSRSAEHLENLTTELDRDGIQARGFTTDVLDPASLTTALRTAGETLGPIEILQYSPVPRADFMKPVLDTRADDLDAPLGFSVKGPVTCVCTVLPGMRALGRGTLLFVNGGSAVRPHPERAGTSIAFAAESAYARMLHDALAEENIHAAQLIIPGAIRPDAEHSDPEVLAKRLYAIHAERTGFRHFAEPLPE, from the coding sequence GTGACCACGTTCGCACTTGTCGGCGCAGGCCCCGGCCTGGGGCTGGCCACCGCCCGCCGCTTCGGATCCGCAGGCCACAGCGTCGCGCTCCTCTCCCGCAGCGCCGAGCACCTGGAGAACCTGACCACCGAGCTAGACCGCGACGGTATCCAGGCCCGAGGCTTCACGACCGATGTCCTCGACCCCGCCTCCCTCACCACCGCCCTGCGGACGGCCGGCGAGACTCTCGGGCCCATCGAGATCCTCCAGTACAGCCCTGTGCCCCGCGCCGACTTCATGAAGCCGGTCCTCGACACCCGCGCCGACGACCTCGACGCCCCGCTGGGCTTCTCCGTCAAGGGCCCGGTCACCTGCGTCTGCACGGTCCTGCCGGGCATGCGGGCGCTCGGGCGCGGCACCTTGCTCTTCGTCAACGGCGGCAGCGCGGTGCGCCCGCACCCAGAACGGGCCGGCACCTCGATCGCGTTCGCCGCCGAGAGCGCCTACGCGCGCATGCTCCATGACGCGCTCGCCGAGGAGAACATCCACGCCGCGCAACTGATCATCCCTGGTGCGATCCGGCCCGACGCGGAGCACTCCGACCCCGAGGTCCTGGCCAAGCGCCTGTACGCCATCCACGCCGAGCGCACCGGGTTCCGGCACTTCGCCGAGCCACTGCCCGAGTGA